The segment GCGAGGTCCTCGACGCCTTCACCCTCCTGGGCGGGGGGCTCATCCTCCTCGGGACGTACGTGACGACGAGGGGGGAGCAGCCGATTCCGGAGCCCGGCGCCGCGGGCCTCGCGAACGTGCCCGCAGACCCCGCCGTCGTCGAGTGGGGCGGTCCCCGCCGCCCCTAAGATCGTCCGCCCGCGGAAGGTTCATTACCGCCGCGCGGGCTGTCCCGCGGGGGAAAGGCGGTGGTCGAGGAGGGTCCGTTCTTCGAGGACTTCCATCCGGGGATGAAGGTCCAGAGCCGGATCGGGCGGACGATCACGGAGACGGACAACGTCTGGTTCACCCTGCTCACGGGGAACTCGAACCAGATCCACTTCAATCAAGACTACACCCGGAAGACGTTTCCCGGGGAACCGTTCCGCGGACGTCTGGTCGTCAACGGGTTCCTGACGATCGCGATCGCGGCGGGACTGCTCGTGGACGCGACGAGCCGAAACGGTTTCCAGGTAGGGATGGAGAATGTGAAGTTCCTCGAGCCCGTATTCCACGGGGACACCCTATACTCGGAGGCCGAGGTCACCCAGGTCCGCGAGTCGCGGACCCGGGCAGGTTTCGGCTTGGTGACCTTGCGCACGAGGGGTCGGAATGAGCGCGGGCAGACCGTCGTCGAATTCGACCGGGTCTTCATGGTCCGGAAGCGCGGGGTGACGTGGGATGTCGACCGGGCCCACTGACGCCCAGGAGCTCATCCGGTCGAACGTCGCGCGCCTCATGGACGCGTACGGCCCGGACTACTGGAAGGGCCTCGAGGAGCACGAGGCGTATCCGGAGGCCTTCGTGAAGGAGTTCGAAGGCCTCGGCTTCGGCGGCCTCCTGGTGCCGCAGGAATACGGCGGCCCGGGCGGCACCCTCTCCGACGCCGTCCGCGTCCTCGAGGAGATTCACGCCCGCGGCGGGAACGCGCAGCCGTTCCACGGGCAGTACTACCTGTCCTTCCTGGTGTCCCGCTTCGCCGCGCCCGACTTGAGGAAGAAGGTCCTCGGCCCCCTCGCGAAAGGCGAGCTGCGGATGCAGAGCTTCGCACTCACGGAGGCCGAAGCGGGGAGCGACACGGCCCGCATCCGCACGACGGCCCGGCCCCGCGGCGACGGATACGTCGTGAGCGGTAGGAAGATGTTCGTCTCCCGGGTCGAACAGAGCGACCTCATGGTCCTCGTGGCCCGCACGGCACCCCTCGACGAGGTCGCGGGACGCACGAAGGGGCTCAGCCTGTTCCTCCTCGATCTGCGCGAGGCGAAGGGGATCGAGCGCACGCGTGTGCGGACGATGTTCAACAGCCAGACCTACGAGGTGTTCTTCAATGACGTCGAGATCCCGGGCGACGCGCGGATTGGCGAGGAGGGCCGCGGCTTCGAGTACCTGCTCCACGTCCTCAACCCGGAGCGGATGCTGATCGCCTCGGAGTGCCTCGGCGACGCCCGCTGGTTCATCGACCGGGCGACGGAATACGCGAAGCACCGCGTCGTCTTCGGGAAGCCCATCGGGAGCTACCAAGGGGTGCAATTCCCCATCGCAGAGGCGTACGCGGAGCTCGTGGCCGCGGATCTCGTCCGCTGGGAGGCCGTGCGGCGGTACGAGGCGGACGCGGACTCCCGGGACGTCGGGAAGTACGCCAACCTCGCCAAGTACCTCGCCTCCCAGTGCTCCTGGCATGCGGGCAACGTGGCCATGGACGTCCACGGCGGCTACGGCATGACGAGGGACATGCACATCGAACGCAAGCTTCGGGAGACGAGGCTCTACCAGGTGGCGCCTGTCGCGAACAACCTGGTCCTGGGCTACGTGGCGCACAGCGTCCTCGGCCTCCCCAAATCGTACTAGGAGGCGACGAGGGGGCTCGCATGAAACGCCGGAGCCAGCTGTACGTGCCCGCGAACAACCCGCGGATGCTGGAGAAGGCGGCCACCCTGGAGGCCGACTCCGTGATCCTGGACCTGGAGGACGCCATCCCTCCCGAGCAGAAGGTCCCGACCCGGGGCACGCTCGCCGCGGACATCCGGCGCATCGCGTGGGGACGGCGCGAGGTCTGCGTGCGCGTGAACGGGCTCGGGAGCCCCGAGGGACCTGAAGACGTGAAGGTCGTGAGCCGGGAGGGCCGTGTGGACGCCCTCGTGATTCCCAAGGCGGAGGGCGACCTGTCCCCCGTCTCCCGGGACACGGGGAAGAACCTGGTCCCTCTGATCGAGACCGCCCTCGGCCTCACTCGCATCGAGGATGTGGTGCGCAGCGAGGGCGTGGTCGCCGTGAGCTACGGGGCGGGAGACCTTGCGGTCTCCGTCGGCGGCGACATCCGGGCGTACGCGCGGAATGTCTACGTGAAGACCCGGATCGTCACGGTCGCCTCGGCGTACGGGGTGGACGCGATCGATCGGGTGTACTTCGACCTCGAGGACGTCGACGGGTTCCGCTCGGAAGCCCTTGAGTCCCGGGGCCTGGGCTACGTCGGGAAGCAGGTCGTGCACCCGCGGCAGGTCACCCTGGCCAACGCGATCTACGCTCCCGATCCCAAGGAGGTGGCCTGGGCTCGGCAGGTTGTGGACGCGTACGAGTCCGCCGCCCGGAACGGCAGAGGGGCCATCCGGGTCCGCGACCAGGTCGTCGACGCGGTCCACTATCGGTGGGCGCAGAAGGTCCTCGAGCGGGCCGGTACCTGAGCCGAAGGCCCTTTCACCGGCGCTCGTCCCCGTCCCGGAAACGCGCCGCGGCCTCCCAGTCGATGGGAAGGTGGCCGCCCTTCGCGCGCGCGACGCGGTAGTACTCCCACAGTCGGTCGCGGAACGCGGGGTGGCTGCAGCGATCGATGATTGCCTCCGCGCGCTCCCGCGCGGACTTGCCCCGAAGGTCCGCGCATCCTTGGTCCGTGATCAGGACGTCCACGTCCTGCCGCGGGATGTCCGGGCTGGACGCGAAGGGCACGATGCGGGAGAAGCGGCCCCCGCCCGCGGTGGACGGCATGGCCACGACGACCAAGCGGGCTGCGCGGTCGAAGTCCGGCGACCCGCCCACGCCGTTGTGGATTGCGCTCCCGATGTGGGACGTGTTCGCGCCTCCGAAGAGGTCGACCTCGAGGGCCTGCTGGACCGTGATCAGGTTGAGGCGGGCGATGACCTCCAGGCTGTTTGACACGTCGTAGGGCCGGAGCACAATGCGCTTTCGGACGGCCTCGATGCGTGCGAAGACCTCGTCGAGCACACCCTCATCCCCGGGGAGCAGGTACATGGCCGTCGTGCTGATTCCGCGGACCCTGTCGCCGACGGCCTCCGCCCACCGCGCGGGGATGCCCTCCGTCCAGATGTCGAGATCCCGGAAGGGGAGCGCATCGAGGAGGGCGGCCGCGAGAGGCCCGGCGCCCAGCTGGAGCGCGAAGCGACCGGCATCCCCGGATTTGAGGTCCGCCTCGAGGAAGCCCGCGACCGCGTCCGCGATTTGGCGGTCCGCGGGCACCGTGCCGCTGTAGGCCGCGGAGGCTTCCTCCTTCCGGTCCGTGATCACGATGGCCGCGATCTTGGAAGGCGGCACGGTCACGTACGGCGTGCCGACCCGGTCGCGGACGCCCCGGATGGGGATGGGCACACCGGGACGCACTCGGTAGACGTCGTGCAGCCCGGTCAGGTCGGGCTTCCGCTCGTTGACCTCAATGATGACGTGCCGGCTCGCTTCCACGAATGCAGGGAGGGCGTCCAGGGACAGCGACGGGATCACATGCCCGCGCTCGCCGATGGCCGTGGCCTCGATGACCGAGACGTCGATGGGCTTCCCTCCCGTGAAGATGCCGCGGCGGACGAACTCGGGGACCTCGCCGATCCGGGGATCGAAGAACTCGACGCGGCCGTCGTTCACACCTTTCCGCGCAGGTCCGCTCAGGTAGGGGAATCGGCGACGGATACCGACGGGCGCGATCGCGCGCTCGAAGCGCTCGGTCGTTGCGCCGCCCGTGAGCAGGGTGAGGTTGAATCCACGACCCGACGCAGCTGCCCGGCCAAGCGCGTCGGGGACCTCCTTGGCTAGGGAGGATCCGCCCATGCAAGAGAAGGCGATGGAGCCGCGCTCCGGCACGAAGCGCTCCACGGCCTCCGCGGCATCCATGACCCGGGAACGCAGCGATGTAGGACGAACTCGATTGCTCATGGCTCGCGCGATCCGCGCGTCCCGGCCATGACGGTCTTCCCCATAATCGTATGGTCCTTGGCGCCGCGCCACGGGTCGTCGCCCGAAGGGGATATCAGGGACGCTCGCCGTGGCGAGGCTCGGACACCCATGGGAGGCAAGCCGGTTTCGTCGGGCGGAGCCGATAGCGCGGCGGTCTCCCGGCGCTTCTTCCGGCGTGCGAGGATCCGGAATCCCTGGGTCATCGTGACCCTCTCCTCCGCCGCGTTCTTCATGAGCTACTTCGGGCGGATGATCTGGAGCGTCTTCGACGTCTACGCGACCTCCTTGCGGCCCACGCTCTTCGAGGATTCCTTGGTCTTCTCCCTCTTCTTCGTGGGCTACGTGGCCGTCCAGGTTCCCGCGGGGCTCGTGGCCGACCGAGTTCGGCCGAACCTCGTCACCGGAGTCTCCCTGATCGCGGTCGGCCTCGCCCTGCTCTTAGGCGGCTCCGCGGAGGGCATGGCCGTCGAATATCTGTCGAGTCTCCTGATGGGCCTCGCGGCCGGCTGGATCTACCCGGACACGGTTCGGGCCTTGACCGCACTGTTTCCGTCCCGGGAGCGGCGTGCAGTTGCTATGGGCTACTACAGCCTGGCGTGGCCCATGTCCGTCTTCCTCCTTGGAATCGTCCTTCCGATTACCGCGGTCGCCGTGGGATGGCGCGGCGGGTACACCCTCGTGGCCCTGGTCGCTATCCTCCTCGGCGTCGTCTACCTCTTCATCGACGTGGAGGTCTTCCGGCCTCAGCGGGCCAGCCTAGCCTTCCTGATTACTCGGAATTCGCTGCTCATCGCGTTCGGGGGCTTCGCGTTCTTCCTTCCATACTGGGCGGTCACCCTCTTCGCTTTCGACTACTTCGTCGGGACGGGCATGGCCGCCTTCCCCGCGGGCCTCGCCGTCGCCTTCCTTGCGCTCGCCGGAATCCCGTCGACCCTGGTCTCGGGATACGTGATGAACCGGGTGGGAATCCGTCGCGCGGCGGTGTCCTCCCTAATCCTCTACGGGGTCGCTTTCCTCCTTCTCGCCGCGTTCCAGGATTTCTTCGTGATCCTGGGCGTCGCCCTGGCCATGGGATTCTTCCGCTTCCTCGTGACCCCGATCAACGCGGAGATCGTGTCCGAGATCGGGGAAGAGCGGGCGGGCCACGTCACGGGATTCGCGAATGTCTTCTGGCAGCTGAGCGGCGTCGTCGCGCCAATCCTCGCCGCGTTCGTGATCTCCGGGTTTGGGTATGCGGTGTGCTGGTACGCGATGGGCGCCTTGGTGTTCGTCGCAGCTGCGATCTACGCGCGGATCGGAATCCCCCGCCCATCCGCGCCTGCTTCTACGTAGCCCCGGCACGCGTCCGGAGCATGCCTCCGCCGAGGAGCAGCCGGGCCTGCTCCGGCCATCATTCCACGGTGACGCTCTTCGCCAGGTTGCGGGGCTTGTCGATCGGGCAACCGCGCAAACGAGCGACGTGGTACGCGAACAGGAAGAGGGCCACGCTCACGGGGACCGGGGAGAAGATCCAAGACGTCCGCGGGACCGCGACCAGGTCGTCCACGAACTTGGGTAGCTCCCGGTCGCCCTCGGTGCCGATGCCCAGGATCTTGGCGCCGCGGGCGTTCACCTCGCCCACGTTGGACCGCATCTTTTCGTAGGTCGGGTCGTCCACGGCGATCGCGAGGACCGGGGTGTCCTTCGTGATCAGGGCGAGAGGACCGTGCTTGAGCTCTCCCGCCGCGTACGCCTCCGCGTGGACGTAGGAGATCTCCTTGAGCTTGAGGGCCCCCTCCATGGCGACGGGATAGTTCACGTGCCGGCCCAGGTAGAACACGTCCCTCGCGTCCTTCCCGTACACCTCGGCGAGGTCCCGGATCTCCGTCTCCTTGTTCAGCACGGCCAGGACGGCACGGGGGAGGGAGCGCAGCTCGTCCTTCAGCCGCTCCGCCTCCTCGTAGCCCAAGGTGCCTCGGTCCAGACCCATCCGAAGCGCGACGAGGTACAGGACGATGAGTTGCGCCACGAACGTCTTCGTCGCGGCGACGCCGATCTCGACCCCGGCGCGGGTGTAGATCGTCTTGTCCGCCTCCCGGGAAAGGCTTGAGCCGATCACGTTGCAGATCCCGAGCGTCTTGCAGCCGCGGCGCTTCGCCTCCCGGGCCGCGCCAAGCGTGTCCGCCGTCTCGCCGCTCTGGGAGATCAGGACCACGAGGGGGCGCTCCGTCGCGGCCTGCATGTACCGGTACTCCGAGGCGAGCTCCGCGCTCGCGGGGATGTGCGCGATCTCCTCGAAGATGTACTTGCCCACGAGGGCGGCGTGGTAGGATGTGCCGCACGCCACGAGCTTCACGTTCGTGACGTCCTCGGCAAGGAACCCGTCGACCTCGAGGTTCGCGACGCGCCCGAGGAGGGTCTCGTGGATCGCCTTGGGCGTTTCGTGGATCTCCTTGATCATGAAGTGCTCGAACCCGCCCTTCTCCGCGTCTTCCAGGTTCCAGAGGATCCGCTGGGGTTCGCGGGAGACCACCTTGCCCTGGAGGTCCTTCACGGTCGCCCGCTGCGGCGTGAGGACGACCATCTCCTTGTCCATCACGTAGACGACCTTGTCCGTGTACTTGAGCAGCGCCGGGACATCGGACGCCAAGAAGGTCTCGTCCGGCGCGATGCCGACGACGAGCGGGCTCTCGTTCCGCGCTCCGATCACCCTGCCGGGCTCGTCCTCGTGCACGACGGCGATCGCGTACGAGCCGCGGACCTCCGCGAGCGCCTTCCGCACGGCGTCCTCGAGGTCCCCATGGTAGAAGGATTCGATCAGGTGGACGAGGCTCTCCGTGTCGGTCTCCGTTCGGAACACATGCCCCTCCCCTTCGAGCTTCTCCCGGAGCGCGGAGTAGTTCTCGATGATCCCGTTGTGCGCGAGGGCGATCTTCCCCGTGCAGTCCGTGTGCGGGTGGGAGTTCACCTTGGACGGCGCGCCGTGGGTCGCCCACCGCGTGTGCGCCAGGCCCGTCGCCCCGTGCATCTGAGGGAGCTGGGCCTCGAGGTTCGCGATGAAGCCCTTGTCCTTCGCGATCTGAAGGCCACTCCCGACGATTGCGACGCCCGCGCTGTCGTACCCGCGGTACTCCAGGCGCTTGAGGCCGTCCAGGAGGATGGGCAGCGCGTCCCGCTGTCCCGCATAGCCGATGATGCCGCACATCTACTGGACCACCGCACCGGCGGGAACCGTCCCGCGGAGCCGCGCCCCGGACAGAACCCGGGCACGCTCGTTGATTACCGCACCGCAGTCCA is part of the Thermoplasmata archaeon genome and harbors:
- a CDS encoding MaoC family dehydratase, encoding MVEEGPFFEDFHPGMKVQSRIGRTITETDNVWFTLLTGNSNQIHFNQDYTRKTFPGEPFRGRLVVNGFLTIAIAAGLLVDATSRNGFQVGMENVKFLEPVFHGDTLYSEAEVTQVRESRTRAGFGLVTLRTRGRNERGQTVVEFDRVFMVRKRGVTWDVDRAH
- a CDS encoding acyl-CoA dehydrogenase family protein; protein product: MSTGPTDAQELIRSNVARLMDAYGPDYWKGLEEHEAYPEAFVKEFEGLGFGGLLVPQEYGGPGGTLSDAVRVLEEIHARGGNAQPFHGQYYLSFLVSRFAAPDLRKKVLGPLAKGELRMQSFALTEAEAGSDTARIRTTARPRGDGYVVSGRKMFVSRVEQSDLMVLVARTAPLDEVAGRTKGLSLFLLDLREAKGIERTRVRTMFNSQTYEVFFNDVEIPGDARIGEEGRGFEYLLHVLNPERMLIASECLGDARWFIDRATEYAKHRVVFGKPIGSYQGVQFPIAEAYAELVAADLVRWEAVRRYEADADSRDVGKYANLAKYLASQCSWHAGNVAMDVHGGYGMTRDMHIERKLRETRLYQVAPVANNLVLGYVAHSVLGLPKSY
- a CDS encoding CoA ester lyase, which codes for MKRRSQLYVPANNPRMLEKAATLEADSVILDLEDAIPPEQKVPTRGTLAADIRRIAWGRREVCVRVNGLGSPEGPEDVKVVSREGRVDALVIPKAEGDLSPVSRDTGKNLVPLIETALGLTRIEDVVRSEGVVAVSYGAGDLAVSVGGDIRAYARNVYVKTRIVTVASAYGVDAIDRVYFDLEDVDGFRSEALESRGLGYVGKQVVHPRQVTLANAIYAPDPKEVAWARQVVDAYESAARNGRGAIRVRDQVVDAVHYRWAQKVLERAGT
- a CDS encoding acetyl-CoA hydrolase/transferase C-terminal domain-containing protein; protein product: MSNRVRPTSLRSRVMDAAEAVERFVPERGSIAFSCMGGSSLAKEVPDALGRAAASGRGFNLTLLTGGATTERFERAIAPVGIRRRFPYLSGPARKGVNDGRVEFFDPRIGEVPEFVRRGIFTGGKPIDVSVIEATAIGERGHVIPSLSLDALPAFVEASRHVIIEVNERKPDLTGLHDVYRVRPGVPIPIRGVRDRVGTPYVTVPPSKIAAIVITDRKEEASAAYSGTVPADRQIADAVAGFLEADLKSGDAGRFALQLGAGPLAAALLDALPFRDLDIWTEGIPARWAEAVGDRVRGISTTAMYLLPGDEGVLDEVFARIEAVRKRIVLRPYDVSNSLEVIARLNLITVQQALEVDLFGGANTSHIGSAIHNGVGGSPDFDRAARLVVVAMPSTAGGGRFSRIVPFASSPDIPRQDVDVLITDQGCADLRGKSARERAEAIIDRCSHPAFRDRLWEYYRVARAKGGHLPIDWEAAARFRDGDERR
- a CDS encoding MFS transporter — its product is MGGKPVSSGGADSAAVSRRFFRRARIRNPWVIVTLSSAAFFMSYFGRMIWSVFDVYATSLRPTLFEDSLVFSLFFVGYVAVQVPAGLVADRVRPNLVTGVSLIAVGLALLLGGSAEGMAVEYLSSLLMGLAAGWIYPDTVRALTALFPSRERRAVAMGYYSLAWPMSVFLLGIVLPITAVAVGWRGGYTLVALVAILLGVVYLFIDVEVFRPQRASLAFLITRNSLLIAFGGFAFFLPYWAVTLFAFDYFVGTGMAAFPAGLAVAFLALAGIPSTLVSGYVMNRVGIRRAAVSSLILYGVAFLLLAAFQDFFVILGVALAMGFFRFLVTPINAEIVSEIGEERAGHVTGFANVFWQLSGVVAPILAAFVISGFGYAVCWYAMGALVFVAAAIYARIGIPRPSAPAST
- the glmS gene encoding glutamine--fructose-6-phosphate transaminase (isomerizing) — encoded protein: MCGIIGYAGQRDALPILLDGLKRLEYRGYDSAGVAIVGSGLQIAKDKGFIANLEAQLPQMHGATGLAHTRWATHGAPSKVNSHPHTDCTGKIALAHNGIIENYSALREKLEGEGHVFRTETDTESLVHLIESFYHGDLEDAVRKALAEVRGSYAIAVVHEDEPGRVIGARNESPLVVGIAPDETFLASDVPALLKYTDKVVYVMDKEMVVLTPQRATVKDLQGKVVSREPQRILWNLEDAEKGGFEHFMIKEIHETPKAIHETLLGRVANLEVDGFLAEDVTNVKLVACGTSYHAALVGKYIFEEIAHIPASAELASEYRYMQAATERPLVVLISQSGETADTLGAAREAKRRGCKTLGICNVIGSSLSREADKTIYTRAGVEIGVAATKTFVAQLIVLYLVALRMGLDRGTLGYEEAERLKDELRSLPRAVLAVLNKETEIRDLAEVYGKDARDVFYLGRHVNYPVAMEGALKLKEISYVHAEAYAAGELKHGPLALITKDTPVLAIAVDDPTYEKMRSNVGEVNARGAKILGIGTEGDRELPKFVDDLVAVPRTSWIFSPVPVSVALFLFAYHVARLRGCPIDKPRNLAKSVTVE